From a single Ailuropoda melanoleuca isolate Jingjing chromosome 12, ASM200744v2, whole genome shotgun sequence genomic region:
- the LOC117795104 gene encoding uncharacterized protein LOC117795104 isoform X2: MGAGWRTNKAENGIVIKNGSCVTPGECREGVYALTYGPHSSLWVSTACCENNCKGATRQEAAPEAQLNGVKCHYCFGDKSALCDSRLVMNCTGDQTVCLTLNGTWSGGGPQILKGCATPNVCHLQVNTTLGPEASGFHLISKPECDYVATPTPPGPPAATTLTKDKVTTCLTCSGLNNCDTVLCPADRNYCLQTLGILALEDSNSVVWRSGSCVASKDCGFGNSVSAFTYSVDLGFWINSTCCQGNCQELTPLEVLPTSHTLSEFLCPTCPSDQPGPCNSSFYMQCPSGETECVQLDLVLVEGGQNMSVSGCGSQDLCGAPAATEGLLALSGHRLARRPHCSTSQRAIMDSKCHSGGPPGLCLALSVMLVALGTAALS, from the exons ATGGGTGCTGGGTGGAGGACCAACAAAGCGG AAAATGGGATTGTCATCAAGAACGGGTCATGTGTCACCCCTGGGGAATGCCGAGAAGGCGTCTACGCCCTGACCTATGGCCCCCACTCGAGTCTCTGGGTCAGCACGGCCTGTTGTGAGAACAACTGCAAAGGGGCCACCCGACAAG AGGCGGCGCCCGAAGCCCAGCTCAACGGAGTGAAATGTCACTACTGTTTCGGGGATAAGTCAGCCTTGTGTGACTCCCGTTTGGTCATGAACTGCACCGGCGATCAGACTGTGTGTCTTACCCTCAATGGGACATGGAGCGGAG GGGGTCCCCAAATCCTGAAGGGCTGTGCTACCCCAAATGTCTGCCACCTGCAAGTGAACACGACCCTGGGCCCGGAAGCATCTGGATTTCATCTCATCAGCAAGCCTGAATGCGACTATGTGGCTACTCCCACCCCACCAG gtcCCCCTGCAGCTACAACTCTGACCAAGGATAAGGTCACCACCTGTCTCACCTGCTCAGGCCTCAATAATTGTGACACTGTCCTCTGCCCAGCAGATAGGAATTACTGCCTGCAGACATTGGGCATCCTGG CCTTAGAGGACAGTAACTCTGTTGTCTGGAGAAGTGGTTCCTGCGTGGCCTCCAAGGACTGCGGATTTGGCAACTCCGTCTCTGCGTTCACCTACAGCGTTGACTTGGGCTTCTGGATCAACTCCACCTGTTGCCAAGGCAACTGCCAAGAACTCACTCCTCTCG AAGTTCTGCCAACCTCACACACCCTGAGTGAGTTCCTGTGTCCTACATGTCCTAGCGACCAGCCGGGGCCCTGCAATTCCTCCTTCTATATGCAGTGTCCCAGTGGGGAGACAGAGTGTGTCCAGCTGGACCTGGTGCTTGTAGAAg GCGGCCAGAACATGAGCGTGAGTGGCTGCGGCTCCCAAGACCTGTGTGGTGCCCCTGCCGCCACCGAGGGGCTGCTGGCGCTGTCCGGCCACCGGCTGGCCCGCCGGCCCCACTGCAGCACCAGCCAGCGGGCCATCATGGACTCGAAGTGCCACTCGGGTGGGCCGCCCGGCCTCTGCCTAGCCCTGTCCGTGATGCTGGTGGCCCTGGGCACCGCCGCCCTCTCCTGA
- the LOC117795104 gene encoding uncharacterized protein LOC117795104 isoform X3: MCPACSLLGNCTERTCPPAKEACLFSQMQLENGIVIKNGSCVTPGECREGVYALTYGPHSSLWVSTACCENNCKGATRQEAAPEAQLNGVKCHYCFGDKSALCDSRLVMNCTGDQTVCLTLNGTWSGGPPAATTLTKDKVTTCLTCSGLNNCDTVLCPADRNYCLQTLGILALEDSNSVVWRSGSCVASKDCGFGNSVSAFTYSVDLGFWINSTCCQGNCQELTPLEVLPTSHTLSEFLCPTCPSDQPGPCNSSFYMQCPSGETECVQLDLVLVEGGQNMSVSGCGSQDLCGAPAATEGLLALSGHRLARRPHCSTSQRAIMDSKCHSGGPPGLCLALSVMLVALGTAALS; this comes from the exons ATGTGTCCAGCCTGCTCTCTACTGGGAAACTGCACTGAGAGAACCTGTCCGCCCGCCAAGGAAGCCTGCTTGTTTAGCCAGATGCAGCTGG AAAATGGGATTGTCATCAAGAACGGGTCATGTGTCACCCCTGGGGAATGCCGAGAAGGCGTCTACGCCCTGACCTATGGCCCCCACTCGAGTCTCTGGGTCAGCACGGCCTGTTGTGAGAACAACTGCAAAGGGGCCACCCGACAAG AGGCGGCGCCCGAAGCCCAGCTCAACGGAGTGAAATGTCACTACTGTTTCGGGGATAAGTCAGCCTTGTGTGACTCCCGTTTGGTCATGAACTGCACCGGCGATCAGACTGTGTGTCTTACCCTCAATGGGACATGGAGCGGAG gtcCCCCTGCAGCTACAACTCTGACCAAGGATAAGGTCACCACCTGTCTCACCTGCTCAGGCCTCAATAATTGTGACACTGTCCTCTGCCCAGCAGATAGGAATTACTGCCTGCAGACATTGGGCATCCTGG CCTTAGAGGACAGTAACTCTGTTGTCTGGAGAAGTGGTTCCTGCGTGGCCTCCAAGGACTGCGGATTTGGCAACTCCGTCTCTGCGTTCACCTACAGCGTTGACTTGGGCTTCTGGATCAACTCCACCTGTTGCCAAGGCAACTGCCAAGAACTCACTCCTCTCG AAGTTCTGCCAACCTCACACACCCTGAGTGAGTTCCTGTGTCCTACATGTCCTAGCGACCAGCCGGGGCCCTGCAATTCCTCCTTCTATATGCAGTGTCCCAGTGGGGAGACAGAGTGTGTCCAGCTGGACCTGGTGCTTGTAGAAg GCGGCCAGAACATGAGCGTGAGTGGCTGCGGCTCCCAAGACCTGTGTGGTGCCCCTGCCGCCACCGAGGGGCTGCTGGCGCTGTCCGGCCACCGGCTGGCCCGCCGGCCCCACTGCAGCACCAGCCAGCGGGCCATCATGGACTCGAAGTGCCACTCGGGTGGGCCGCCCGGCCTCTGCCTAGCCCTGTCCGTGATGCTGGTGGCCCTGGGCACCGCCGCCCTCTCCTGA
- the LOC117795104 gene encoding uncharacterized protein LOC117795104 isoform X1: MCPACSLLGNCTERTCPPAKEACLFSQMQLENGIVIKNGSCVTPGECREGVYALTYGPHSSLWVSTACCENNCKGATRQEAAPEAQLNGVKCHYCFGDKSALCDSRLVMNCTGDQTVCLTLNGTWSGGGPQILKGCATPNVCHLQVNTTLGPEASGFHLISKPECDYVATPTPPGPPAATTLTKDKVTTCLTCSGLNNCDTVLCPADRNYCLQTLGILALEDSNSVVWRSGSCVASKDCGFGNSVSAFTYSVDLGFWINSTCCQGNCQELTPLEVLPTSHTLSEFLCPTCPSDQPGPCNSSFYMQCPSGETECVQLDLVLVEGGQNMSVSGCGSQDLCGAPAATEGLLALSGHRLARRPHCSTSQRAIMDSKCHSGGPPGLCLALSVMLVALGTAALS; the protein is encoded by the exons ATGTGTCCAGCCTGCTCTCTACTGGGAAACTGCACTGAGAGAACCTGTCCGCCCGCCAAGGAAGCCTGCTTGTTTAGCCAGATGCAGCTGG AAAATGGGATTGTCATCAAGAACGGGTCATGTGTCACCCCTGGGGAATGCCGAGAAGGCGTCTACGCCCTGACCTATGGCCCCCACTCGAGTCTCTGGGTCAGCACGGCCTGTTGTGAGAACAACTGCAAAGGGGCCACCCGACAAG AGGCGGCGCCCGAAGCCCAGCTCAACGGAGTGAAATGTCACTACTGTTTCGGGGATAAGTCAGCCTTGTGTGACTCCCGTTTGGTCATGAACTGCACCGGCGATCAGACTGTGTGTCTTACCCTCAATGGGACATGGAGCGGAG GGGGTCCCCAAATCCTGAAGGGCTGTGCTACCCCAAATGTCTGCCACCTGCAAGTGAACACGACCCTGGGCCCGGAAGCATCTGGATTTCATCTCATCAGCAAGCCTGAATGCGACTATGTGGCTACTCCCACCCCACCAG gtcCCCCTGCAGCTACAACTCTGACCAAGGATAAGGTCACCACCTGTCTCACCTGCTCAGGCCTCAATAATTGTGACACTGTCCTCTGCCCAGCAGATAGGAATTACTGCCTGCAGACATTGGGCATCCTGG CCTTAGAGGACAGTAACTCTGTTGTCTGGAGAAGTGGTTCCTGCGTGGCCTCCAAGGACTGCGGATTTGGCAACTCCGTCTCTGCGTTCACCTACAGCGTTGACTTGGGCTTCTGGATCAACTCCACCTGTTGCCAAGGCAACTGCCAAGAACTCACTCCTCTCG AAGTTCTGCCAACCTCACACACCCTGAGTGAGTTCCTGTGTCCTACATGTCCTAGCGACCAGCCGGGGCCCTGCAATTCCTCCTTCTATATGCAGTGTCCCAGTGGGGAGACAGAGTGTGTCCAGCTGGACCTGGTGCTTGTAGAAg GCGGCCAGAACATGAGCGTGAGTGGCTGCGGCTCCCAAGACCTGTGTGGTGCCCCTGCCGCCACCGAGGGGCTGCTGGCGCTGTCCGGCCACCGGCTGGCCCGCCGGCCCCACTGCAGCACCAGCCAGCGGGCCATCATGGACTCGAAGTGCCACTCGGGTGGGCCGCCCGGCCTCTGCCTAGCCCTGTCCGTGATGCTGGTGGCCCTGGGCACCGCCGCCCTCTCCTGA